A single region of the Nicotiana sylvestris chromosome 6, ASM39365v2, whole genome shotgun sequence genome encodes:
- the LOC104216744 gene encoding autophagy-related protein 13a-like has protein sequence MDFQSNPQGGEHGRFEQILAQFLLKSLHIILDSRVPSIRPYGGSGEVKKSDRWFNLVLGDRPAVLDNLNQLHRNLVEPMIIDIILVQDKSSTSLEHDSSTGFAGGYTETVVERWVVQCENRRSMVPHMGDSSFKKTYKKCIILLRSLYSMMRLLPAFKAFRKLSLSSHSCYFDINYKVSSFSEPFSRAAEALMKQYTFIPVDSQQGRLSLSVTYRENLADFNLEISASFPPEIITDYVGSPLTDPMRSFPSTSMDKGGSLRRTQSSSSAPVQRPQSWTSGLLRAPSLPQPYVGSPPLYRAPYELSTSPSDVYGQRVPPNYRLPTLHKATNYDDDQLSPPFSPSPSPSPSPPTYFSGANPVQTRLRSETGPVSIPHPLMDRSSKHISPNLSDPNRHSLPPMSPRSTKHDSSSHESPSGIRSSRKVDLLRAPESDTGTTNPGQKVSTDARDDSGRFSGLLSSSGSPRVGFSRSSSRLSVQDDLDDCDFSCPFIVDDVDNADSRARETLDSKKGSDTSSQASARTRKSQDAAVGALVHMLRTAPPLRQDSSCYTSRSVKTEVEGETGTASGFYVPRKASDALEELKTYTQLKDMLLSKSTTRSGSEGGT, from the exons AAGTGAAGAAGAGTGACAGGTGGTTCAATTTGGTGTTGGGAGATCGTCCTGCTGTTCTTGATAACTTGAATCAGTTGCACCGGAATTTGGTGGAACCCATGATAATAGATATAATACTTGTTCAGGATAAATCTAGTACTTCATTGGAGCACGATTCGAGTACAGGATTTGCAGGAGGATATACAGAAACTGTTGTGGAGAGGTGGGTTGTACAATGTGAGAATCGGAGGTCAATGGTTCCGCACATGGGTGATTCCTCTTTCAAAAAAACATACAAGAAATGCATTATACTACTCCGCTCGCTTTATTCAATGATGAGGCTCCTGCCTGCATTCAAGGCCTTCAGGAAACTATCATTGTCAAGTCATAGTTGTTATTTTGATATCAATTATAAAGTGTCTTCATTTAGTGAGCCATTCTCAAGGGCAGCGGAGGCGTTGATGAAGCAATATACTTTTATTCCAGTTGATTCCCAGCAAGGCAGACTTTCTTTATCTGTGACATATCGGGAAAATTTGGCGGACTTCAATCTGGAGATTTCTGCATCCTTTCCGCCTGAGATCATTACAGATTATGTTGGCAGTCCACTCACTGACCCTATGAGGTCATTCCCTTCTACCTCAATGGATAAGGGTGGTTCATTGAGAAGGACACAgtcatcttcttcagcaccagttCAGCGTCCACAAAGTTGGACTAGTGGTCTCCTCAGGGCACCTTCTTTACCTCAGCCATATGTAGGATCTCCACCTTTGTACCGTGCACCATATGAGCTTTCAACTTCGCCCAGTGATGTGTATGGACAGAGGGTTCCACCTAACTACAGATTGCCCACTCTCCACAAAGCAACTAATTATGATGACGACCAGCTTTCCCCTCCATTTTCACCATCTCCATCTCCATCTCCTTCTCCACCCACATATTTCTCAGGTGCAAATCCTGTGCAGACTCGTTTGCGTTCAGAAACTGGTCCTGTCAGTATCCCTCATCCATTGATGGACAGAAGTTCCAAACACATATCTCCTAATTTGTCTGATCCAAACAGGCATTCTCTCCCACCTATGTCGCCTAGAAGCACAAAGCACGATTCTTCATCCCATGAATCCCCTTCTGGAATCAGGTCATCGAGAAAAGTGGATTTGCTAAGGGCTCCAGAGTCAGATACCGGGACTACTAATCCTGGACAAAAG GTGTCTACAGATGCTAGAGACGATTCAGGACGGTTTTCAGGTTTACTATCTTCAAGTGGTTCACCACGTGTTGGGTTTTCTAGAAGTTCTAGCAGATTATCTGTTCAGGATGACTTGGATGACTGTGATTTTTCTTGTCCTTTTATAGTTGATGATGTTGATAATGCGGATTCTAGAGCCAG AGAGACCCTTGATTCAAAAAAAGGTTCAGACACATCTTCTCAAGCATCTGCAAGAACCAGAAAATCTCAAGACGCTGCTGTAGGTGCCCTTGTTCACATGCTGAGGACTGCTCCCCCTTTGCGTCAAGATTCTAGCTGTTATACCTCGCGTTCTGTAAAGACAGAAGTAGAGGGAGAAACTGGCACTGCATCAGGGTTCTATGTTCCTAGAAAGGCATCTGACGCATTGGAGGAGCTCAAAACTTACACACAATTGAAAGATATGTTACTTTCCAAGAGCACAACCCGCTCGGGCAGTGAGGGTGGAACATAG